One Phaseolus vulgaris cultivar G19833 chromosome 2, P. vulgaris v2.0, whole genome shotgun sequence DNA window includes the following coding sequences:
- the LOC137811972 gene encoding F-box protein At1g61340-like, translating to MALGFEGYSYTTALGRKRVVSLHNGEVLSPLKRTRSEKITLDSERSPLQALPLEILVKVLCGVDHEDLEQLVRVSKTIREATEIARKVNFEYSTPKKRTFPISIPFGVDGASEFQEIEAPNAPLRRPKSKFIGKNLSSITMALFASPNEEDQ from the exons ATGGCTTTAGGGTTTGAGGGTTATAGCTACACAACTGCCCTTGGAAGGAAGAGGGTCGTGTCATTACATAATGGGGAAGTTTTGTCTCCGTTGAAGAGAACACGCAGCGAGAAAATCACTTTAGATTCTGAAAGGTCTCCCCTTCAGGCCCTTCCTCTCGAGATTCTG GTGAAGGTGTTGTGTGGTGTGGATCATGAGGATTTGGAGCAACTTGTTCGTGTCTCAAAAACTATTAGAGAAGCT ACTGAGATTGCTAGGAAGGTGAATTTTGAGTACAGCACTCCAAAGAAGAGAACTTTTCCTATTTCTATTCCATTCGGTGTAGATGGTGCTAGTGAATTTCAGGAAATTGAAGCTCCTAATGCTCCATTGAGGAGACCCAAGTCAAAGTTTATTGGTAAGAATCTGAGTAGCATCACAATGGCTTTGTTTGCTTCACCAAACGAAGAAGATCAGTGA